In Nitratidesulfovibrio sp., the following are encoded in one genomic region:
- a CDS encoding 4Fe-4S dicluster domain-containing protein has translation MPKAFLIDTTRCTACRGCQVACKEWKNLPPVPTKQTGTHQNPPDLNPYNFKLVRFSEHMVNGAVQWYFFPDQCRHCVDAPCMLVASNPEAIIQDADTGAVIYTELTAKENFEDIRGACPYDIPRKDPASGRIVKCDMCIDRVRANMLPMCVKSCAMGAMNFGERSAMLQLADERLAAVKKTFPAAQLLNVKDVSVIFLVADDPKKYHSHAVADAAPRQMTRKQFVARLAAPLRGLVDTANS, from the coding sequence ATGCCCAAGGCGTTTCTGATCGATACCACGCGGTGCACGGCCTGCCGGGGTTGCCAGGTGGCCTGCAAGGAATGGAAGAACCTGCCCCCGGTGCCCACCAAACAGACCGGCACCCACCAGAACCCGCCGGACCTGAACCCGTACAACTTCAAGCTGGTGCGCTTCAGCGAGCACATGGTGAACGGCGCCGTGCAGTGGTACTTCTTCCCCGACCAGTGCAGGCACTGCGTGGATGCGCCGTGCATGCTGGTGGCCTCCAACCCCGAAGCCATCATCCAGGACGCGGATACCGGGGCGGTCATCTACACCGAACTGACGGCCAAGGAAAACTTCGAGGACATCCGGGGGGCCTGTCCGTACGACATCCCCCGCAAGGACCCGGCCAGCGGGCGCATCGTCAAGTGCGACATGTGCATCGACCGGGTGCGCGCCAACATGCTGCCCATGTGCGTGAAAAGCTGCGCCATGGGGGCCATGAACTTCGGCGAGCGCTCGGCCATGCTGCAACTGGCCGATGAACGGCTGGCCGCGGTGAAGAAGACCTTCCCGGCGGCGCAACTGCTGAACGTGAAGGACGTCTCCGTGATCTTCCTGGTGGCTGACGACCCCAAGAAGTACCACTCCCACGCCGTGGCCGATGCCGCCCCCCGCCAGATGACCCGCAAGCAGTTCGTGGCCCGGCTGGCCGCCCCGTTGCGGGGGCTGGTCGACACCGCCAACAGCTGA
- a CDS encoding LysR family transcriptional regulator, which produces MSRHATVRLHLWLENSESMVFGLGRVHLLDMIERHGSLRKAAQAMGMSYRAAWCKLRATERALGVSLVEAAGHKRDGCRLTPHGEALRASFRQWFEEVERYALERADGLFPWPVSPFIGLGEGFAPCLACTLPPPKLAS; this is translated from the coding sequence ATGTCGCGACATGCCACGGTCCGGCTGCACCTGTGGCTGGAAAACAGTGAATCCATGGTCTTCGGCCTTGGCCGGGTGCACCTGCTGGACATGATCGAACGGCACGGCTCGCTCCGCAAGGCGGCACAGGCCATGGGCATGTCGTACCGGGCCGCGTGGTGCAAGCTGCGTGCGACGGAACGCGCGCTTGGCGTTTCACTGGTTGAAGCCGCTGGGCACAAGCGCGACGGGTGCCGCCTGACCCCGCACGGCGAGGCCCTGCGCGCCTCGTTCCGCCAGTGGTTCGAAGAGGTGGAACGCTACGCCCTGGAACGAGCCGACGGTCTGTTCCCCTGGCCTGTGTCACCCTTCATCGGGCTTGGCGAAGGGTTCGCGCCCTGCCTGGCCTGCACCCTGCCACCACCCAAGCTTGCGTCCTGA
- a CDS encoding IS1595 family transposase, with the protein MVSSETRARRYILGFCWKNHQRFCPKCRERKLYPVDGGDRRRCARCGYTFHDFSRRFLNGCAFDTRRWLWFLKLFELGVAPADMAAQLGVTYATVLKAQDIARRAVLAQALDAPALYRAGIWPGPGVPRPQGNTPDSPVFGIIDLNGMVVCDVLPEVTPTTLLSFKFNFGLRTAALGRVVYTAPYRQYRALVCCGESLWPSRLVRHDDRKLAADASGFWGFARQRLARLRGVTPAQFPLHLKELELRYNRREHELFEPLVRAVCGFVPDG; encoded by the coding sequence ATGGTTTCTTCAGAAACCAGAGCGCGCCGCTACATTTTGGGATTCTGCTGGAAAAACCATCAGAGGTTCTGCCCCAAATGCCGCGAGCGCAAACTGTATCCCGTGGACGGGGGTGACAGGCGCCGCTGCGCCCGGTGCGGCTACACCTTTCACGACTTCAGCCGCAGGTTCCTGAACGGCTGCGCGTTCGACACGCGCCGTTGGCTGTGGTTCCTGAAGCTGTTCGAGCTGGGCGTGGCCCCGGCGGACATGGCCGCGCAGCTTGGCGTGACCTACGCCACGGTGCTGAAGGCGCAGGACATTGCCCGCAGGGCGGTGCTGGCGCAGGCGCTGGACGCCCCCGCGCTGTACCGTGCCGGGATATGGCCCGGCCCCGGCGTGCCCCGGCCACAGGGGAATACGCCGGATTCTCCGGTGTTCGGCATCATCGACCTGAACGGCATGGTGGTGTGCGACGTGCTGCCCGAGGTGACGCCCACTACCCTGCTGTCGTTCAAGTTCAACTTCGGCCTGCGCACGGCGGCGCTGGGGCGCGTGGTGTATACCGCGCCGTACCGGCAGTATCGCGCGCTGGTCTGTTGCGGGGAATCGCTGTGGCCCAGCCGCCTGGTGCGGCATGACGACAGGAAGCTTGCCGCCGACGCCTCCGGGTTCTGGGGTTTTGCCCGGCAGCGGCTGGCGCGGCTGCGCGGCGTGACCCCGGCCCAGTTTCCGCTGCACCTGAAGGAACTGGAACTGCGCTACAATCGTCGGGAACATGAGCTGTTCGAACCGTTGGTGCGGGCCGTGTGCGGTTTCGTGCCCGATGGCTGA
- the fdnG gene encoding formate dehydrogenase-N subunit alpha, producing MGLSRRGFLKLTSAGAAGLALGRFGIDLGPISAHAAGLKIEGAKEYISICPFCSCGCNTLVHVKDGKIVNVEGDPDYPVSGGGLCAKGAALRSLHVNENRLSKPLYRAPGGDKWEEKDWDWMLDRITRKMKDQRDKDFRLNNDAGQVVNRLESVFHLGSSQVSNEEAAVLHQMIRALGIVHFDHQARVCHSSTVPALAESFGRGAMTNHYNDIQNADAVLIMGSNCAEHHPMTFKWVIKAKEKGAVVMHVDPKFSRTSARSDFHVPIRSGTDIAFLGGMVKYILENKKYFEEYMMEYTNAAFIVGEKYAFTDGLFSGFDPKARKYDKTAWAFEKDETGLPRRDPSLAHPRCVLNLLKKHYDRYTMERVSSVTGVSQADIKRVYEAFTATGRPDKAGTVIYALGWTQHTVGVQNIRLSAMVQLLLGNIGIAGGGINALRGEPNVQGTTDHALLYGYLPGYHSMFTANYPTLAEYLKASTPVSKDPKSVNWWGNRPKYVVSLLKGWYGDNATPENEFGYQLLPKLDPGMDCSHLFIFDRMYKGSIKGGFIFGHNPAQSFPNTHKVRKALDNLDWLVMAEVFHNETTDNWRRPGVDPKKVKTEMFLLPSAYRAEKEGTISNSGRWHMWHYKAVEPYGQSRNMGEMCTAIMSRVRALYAKEGGALPEALLKMDYPDTFDADAVARKCNGWFTRDVKIGDKEYKKGQQVPGFANLRDDGSTVSLCWVYCGGYTDEGNLAKRRDLTQTPMQAKIGMFPGFAWAWPMNRRVLYNRASVDPQGKPYNPDRVVIEWQDGKWVGDVPDGAAPPMAMEKGTYPFIMTTEGRSQLYGPGREDGPFPEHYEPAETPLKVNPFSKQMSNPCMKVATSDMDRLAANGDPKYPIVLTTYSLTEHWCSGSETRNAPPLLEAEPQQYIEMSHELAKEKGIKNGDVVDVESIRGVVQAVAMVTIRIRPFKVEGKTVHLVGMPFCFGWTKPKCGDSVNRLTPSVGDPNTTIPEFKASLVNLRKATKVTEL from the coding sequence ATGGGACTGTCACGCAGAGGATTCCTGAAACTGACCAGCGCCGGAGCCGCAGGGCTCGCACTGGGGCGGTTCGGGATCGACCTTGGGCCTATCTCGGCCCACGCCGCCGGGCTGAAGATCGAGGGGGCCAAGGAGTACATCTCCATCTGTCCCTTCTGTTCCTGCGGGTGCAACACGCTGGTCCACGTCAAGGACGGCAAGATCGTCAACGTTGAAGGCGACCCGGACTACCCGGTCAGCGGCGGCGGCCTGTGCGCCAAGGGCGCGGCCCTGCGTTCGCTGCATGTGAACGAGAACCGCCTGTCCAAACCCCTGTACCGCGCCCCTGGCGGCGACAAGTGGGAAGAAAAGGACTGGGACTGGATGCTCGACCGCATCACCCGCAAGATGAAGGACCAGCGCGACAAGGATTTTCGGCTCAACAATGATGCCGGGCAGGTGGTGAACCGGCTGGAATCGGTCTTTCACCTCGGCTCGTCCCAGGTTTCCAACGAGGAAGCCGCCGTGCTGCACCAGATGATCCGTGCCCTCGGCATCGTCCACTTCGACCATCAGGCCCGGGTCTGCCACAGCTCCACGGTTCCCGCGCTGGCCGAATCGTTCGGGCGCGGCGCCATGACCAACCACTACAACGACATCCAGAACGCCGACGCCGTGCTGATCATGGGCAGCAACTGCGCCGAGCATCACCCCATGACCTTCAAGTGGGTGATCAAGGCCAAGGAAAAGGGCGCCGTGGTCATGCACGTGGACCCCAAGTTCTCGCGCACCTCGGCCCGCAGCGACTTCCATGTGCCGATCCGTTCGGGCACGGACATCGCCTTCCTGGGCGGCATGGTGAAGTACATCCTCGAAAACAAGAAGTACTTCGAAGAGTACATGATGGAGTACACCAACGCCGCGTTCATCGTGGGCGAAAAATACGCCTTCACCGACGGCCTGTTCTCCGGCTTCGACCCCAAGGCCCGCAAGTACGACAAGACAGCCTGGGCCTTCGAGAAGGACGAAACGGGACTGCCCAGGCGCGACCCCAGCCTGGCCCACCCCCGCTGCGTGCTGAACCTGCTGAAAAAACACTACGACCGCTATACCATGGAGCGCGTATCGTCGGTGACGGGCGTCTCGCAGGCGGACATCAAGCGGGTGTATGAAGCCTTCACCGCCACGGGCCGCCCGGACAAGGCGGGCACCGTCATCTACGCGCTGGGCTGGACGCAGCACACCGTGGGCGTGCAGAACATCCGCCTTTCGGCCATGGTGCAACTGCTGCTGGGCAACATCGGCATCGCCGGGGGCGGCATCAACGCCCTGCGCGGCGAACCCAACGTGCAGGGCACCACGGACCACGCCCTGCTCTACGGGTACCTGCCCGGCTATCATTCCATGTTCACGGCCAACTATCCCACGCTTGCCGAATACCTGAAGGCCAGCACCCCGGTCAGCAAGGACCCCAAAAGCGTCAACTGGTGGGGCAACCGGCCCAAGTACGTGGTCAGCCTGCTGAAGGGCTGGTATGGCGACAACGCCACGCCGGAAAACGAGTTCGGCTACCAGTTGCTGCCCAAGCTGGACCCCGGCATGGACTGCTCGCACCTGTTCATCTTCGACCGCATGTACAAGGGGTCCATCAAGGGCGGGTTCATCTTCGGGCACAACCCGGCCCAAAGCTTCCCCAACACCCACAAGGTACGGAAAGCGCTGGACAATCTGGACTGGCTGGTCATGGCCGAGGTGTTCCACAACGAGACCACGGACAACTGGCGCAGACCCGGCGTGGACCCGAAAAAAGTGAAGACCGAGATGTTCCTGCTGCCCTCGGCCTACCGGGCCGAGAAGGAAGGCACCATCTCCAACAGCGGCCGCTGGCACATGTGGCACTACAAGGCCGTGGAACCCTACGGGCAAAGCCGCAACATGGGCGAAATGTGCACGGCCATCATGAGCCGGGTGCGCGCCCTGTACGCCAAGGAAGGCGGGGCGCTGCCCGAGGCCCTGCTGAAGATGGACTACCCCGATACCTTCGATGCCGACGCCGTGGCCCGCAAGTGCAACGGCTGGTTCACCCGCGACGTGAAGATCGGCGACAAGGAATACAAGAAAGGCCAGCAGGTGCCCGGCTTCGCCAACCTGCGCGACGACGGTTCCACCGTCAGCCTGTGCTGGGTGTACTGCGGCGGCTATACCGACGAAGGCAACCTGGCCAAACGACGCGACCTGACCCAGACCCCCATGCAGGCCAAGATCGGCATGTTCCCCGGCTTTGCCTGGGCCTGGCCCATGAACCGACGGGTACTGTACAACCGCGCGTCCGTGGACCCGCAGGGCAAGCCGTACAACCCCGACCGCGTGGTCATCGAATGGCAGGACGGCAAGTGGGTGGGCGACGTGCCCGACGGCGCCGCGCCGCCCATGGCCATGGAAAAGGGCACCTACCCCTTCATCATGACCACCGAGGGCCGCTCGCAGCTGTACGGGCCGGGACGCGAGGACGGACCCTTCCCCGAACACTACGAACCCGCCGAAACCCCGCTGAAGGTCAACCCCTTCTCCAAGCAGATGAGCAACCCCTGCATGAAGGTGGCCACCAGCGACATGGACAGGCTGGCCGCCAACGGCGACCCCAAGTACCCCATCGTGCTGACCACCTACAGCCTGACCGAGCACTGGTGCTCCGGCTCGGAAACGCGCAACGCCCCGCCCCTGCTGGAGGCGGAACCGCAGCAGTACATCGAGATGAGCCACGAACTGGCCAAGGAAAAGGGCATCAAGAACGGCGACGTGGTGGACGTGGAAAGCATTCGCGGGGTGGTGCAGGCGGTGGCCATGGTCACCATCCGCATCCGGCCCTTCAAGGTGGAAGGCAAGACCGTGCACCTCGTGGGCATGCCGTTCTGCTTCGGCTGGACCAAGCCCAAGTGCGGGGATTCGGTGAACCGCCTTACGCCATCGGTGGGCGACCCCAACACCACCATCCCCGAGTTCAAGGCCAGCCTCGTCAACCTGCGCAAGGCCACCAAGGTCACCGAACTGTAG
- the gabT gene encoding 4-aminobutyrate--2-oxoglutarate transaminase, translating into MSSSSSLLERRRTAVPRGVGNLCDCFAASASGAVIRDVDGREYIDFVGGIGVNNVGHCHPDVVAAVRDQAGKLLHSCFHIAMYEPYVALAERLAALTPGDFPKKTLFLNSGAEAVENAVKIARRATGRQGVIAFETGFHGRTLLAMSLTSKVNNYKRGFGPFAPEVYRMPYAYCYRCPMGRTHPDCGLACADHLESFFIDHVSPDQVACLIVEPLTGEGGFIVPPPGYFKRLMEICHKHGIVFIADEIQTGVGRTGTMFAMEQHGVAADITLVAKSLGGGMPLSAVVGRAELMDAPDPGGLGGTYGGNPVSCAAGLAVLDVFEKERLLETGRALGESLRATFATWADEMDCIGDIRGMGPMLALELVRDRATREPAGAEAKAIVARCTEKGLLLLSCGHHGNVLRMLMPLVIGQDELTRGLAILHDTMSEVFGGKG; encoded by the coding sequence ATGTCCTCTTCCTCCTCTCTTCTGGAACGCCGTCGCACCGCTGTCCCGCGTGGGGTCGGGAACCTCTGCGACTGTTTCGCCGCATCCGCGTCGGGTGCGGTCATCCGCGACGTTGACGGTCGCGAATACATCGATTTTGTCGGCGGCATCGGCGTCAACAACGTGGGGCACTGCCATCCGGACGTGGTGGCCGCCGTGCGCGACCAGGCCGGAAAGCTGCTGCATTCCTGCTTCCACATCGCCATGTACGAGCCGTACGTGGCCCTTGCCGAGCGGCTGGCCGCGCTGACCCCCGGCGACTTCCCCAAGAAGACCCTGTTCCTGAACAGCGGCGCCGAGGCCGTGGAAAACGCCGTCAAGATCGCCCGGCGCGCCACCGGGCGGCAGGGCGTCATCGCCTTTGAAACGGGGTTCCATGGCCGCACCCTGCTGGCCATGAGCCTGACCAGCAAGGTCAACAACTACAAGCGCGGCTTCGGTCCCTTCGCCCCGGAAGTGTACCGCATGCCTTACGCCTACTGCTATCGCTGCCCCATGGGCCGCACCCATCCCGACTGCGGTCTGGCCTGCGCCGACCACCTGGAAAGCTTTTTCATCGACCACGTTTCCCCCGACCAGGTGGCCTGCCTGATCGTGGAACCGCTGACCGGCGAGGGCGGCTTCATCGTGCCGCCGCCCGGCTATTTCAAGCGGCTCATGGAAATCTGCCACAAGCACGGCATCGTGTTCATTGCCGACGAAATCCAGACCGGCGTGGGCCGCACCGGCACCATGTTCGCCATGGAGCAGCACGGCGTGGCTGCGGACATTACCCTGGTGGCCAAAAGTCTTGGCGGCGGCATGCCCCTTTCCGCCGTGGTGGGTCGCGCCGAACTGATGGACGCCCCCGATCCCGGCGGCCTTGGCGGTACCTACGGCGGCAACCCGGTGTCCTGCGCTGCCGGGCTGGCCGTGCTGGACGTGTTCGAAAAGGAGCGGCTGCTGGAAACGGGCCGCGCCCTGGGCGAATCGTTGCGGGCCACCTTTGCCACGTGGGCGGACGAGATGGACTGCATCGGCGACATTCGCGGCATGGGGCCCATGCTGGCGCTGGAACTGGTCCGCGACCGCGCCACGCGCGAGCCCGCCGGGGCCGAGGCCAAGGCCATCGTGGCGCGCTGCACGGAAAAGGGGTTGCTCCTCCTGTCCTGCGGGCACCACGGCAACGTGCTGCGCATGCTGATGCCCCTGGTCATCGGGCAGGACGAACTGACGCGCGGCCTGGCCATTCTGCACGATACCATGTCCGAGGTTTTCGGCGGCAAGGGGTAG
- a CDS encoding amidohydrolase, whose product MADARPPDNGVAHGGPRLLVNARFRDPMAPAAHHGQALPDAMAVEAGRIVAVGRAAELAPFADRGFVRTDMGGATVLPGFIDCHSHLLLTGIMDLGMDLSRAETLGDVLDMVSDATRSVPAGGFIRGFRLEELELAERRMPTRQELDAAAPGRAVLLMHATCHRCVMNSLALQQLAVPRGLPGADTEGGRGTAPFTGVVRDPGILTWVFPAMLRTMDRAHLDAAALVAARAALRVGITTVHSMEGGELTPGGSPVLLDNAARLPLRVVCWNQSMDLAEVEQLGLPRVGGCICADGELDARTAALFEPYSDEPDNDGTLLYTQQEMDDFVLSAHARGLQVAVHCESERAIDQVLRAIERAQRLEPRMDCRHRIEHFELPTWDQIDRMAAAGVVASMQPAFVESFIAGHRLDHCTRLFGPHRVRRLHPYRAILDAGIRVCGGSDSPVTNYAPLRGMAAAANHPFPEQSATMAEALRMFTTEAAFSAFEEADKGRLLPGMLADLVVLGRDPLDARNAPADAASVADIPVRGTWVGGQPMTEKP is encoded by the coding sequence ATGGCCGATGCACGCCCGCCGGACAACGGCGTTGCGCACGGCGGCCCGCGCCTGCTGGTCAACGCGCGCTTCCGCGACCCCATGGCCCCCGCCGCCCACCATGGCCAGGCCCTGCCCGACGCCATGGCCGTGGAGGCGGGCCGCATCGTGGCCGTGGGCCGCGCGGCGGAACTGGCCCCCTTCGCCGACCGGGGTTTTGTGCGCACCGACATGGGCGGGGCCACGGTGCTGCCCGGCTTCATCGACTGCCACTCGCACCTGCTGCTTACCGGCATCATGGACCTGGGCATGGACCTTTCCCGGGCGGAAACCCTGGGCGACGTGCTGGACATGGTGTCCGACGCCACGCGCTCCGTGCCCGCTGGCGGCTTCATACGCGGCTTTCGGCTGGAAGAGCTGGAGCTTGCCGAGCGGCGCATGCCCACGCGGCAGGAACTGGACGCCGCCGCGCCGGGCCGGGCCGTGCTGCTGATGCACGCCACCTGCCACCGTTGCGTCATGAATTCGCTGGCGTTGCAACAACTGGCCGTGCCGCGCGGGCTGCCCGGCGCGGACACCGAGGGCGGACGGGGTACCGCGCCCTTCACCGGCGTGGTGCGCGACCCCGGCATTCTCACCTGGGTTTTTCCGGCCATGCTGCGCACCATGGACCGCGCCCATCTGGACGCCGCCGCCCTGGTGGCCGCCAGGGCGGCCTTGCGGGTGGGCATCACCACCGTGCATTCCATGGAAGGCGGGGAACTGACCCCCGGCGGTTCACCCGTGCTGCTGGACAACGCGGCACGCCTGCCGTTGCGCGTGGTGTGCTGGAACCAGAGCATGGACCTTGCCGAGGTGGAGCAACTGGGCCTGCCGCGCGTGGGCGGGTGCATCTGCGCCGACGGCGAACTGGACGCGCGCACCGCCGCCCTGTTCGAGCCCTACAGCGACGAGCCGGACAACGACGGCACCCTGTTGTACACCCAGCAGGAAATGGACGACTTCGTGCTGTCCGCCCATGCGCGCGGGTTGCAGGTGGCCGTGCACTGCGAATCGGAGCGGGCCATCGACCAGGTGTTGCGGGCCATAGAGCGCGCCCAGCGGCTGGAGCCCCGCATGGACTGCCGCCACCGCATCGAGCATTTCGAACTGCCCACGTGGGACCAGATCGACCGCATGGCCGCCGCCGGGGTGGTGGCCTCCATGCAGCCCGCCTTCGTGGAATCGTTCATCGCCGGGCACAGGCTGGACCACTGCACCCGGCTGTTCGGGCCGCACCGGGTGCGCCGCCTGCACCCCTACCGGGCCATACTGGACGCGGGCATCCGGGTGTGCGGCGGTTCCGACAGCCCGGTGACCAACTACGCCCCGCTGCGCGGCATGGCCGCCGCCGCGAACCACCCCTTTCCCGAGCAGTCGGCCACCATGGCCGAGGCCCTGCGCATGTTCACCACCGAGGCGGCATTCTCCGCCTTCGAAGAGGCGGACAAGGGTCGCCTGCTGCCCGGCATGCTGGCCGACCTGGTGGTGCTGGGGCGTGATCCGCTGGATGCACGGAATGCCCCGGCGGACGCGGCTTCCGTCGCGGACATCCCCGTGCGGGGCACCTGGGTGGGCGGACAGCCGATGACCGAAAAACCGTAA
- a CDS encoding sigma 54-interacting transcriptional regulator has translation MTRPSRPHARGAANQKSGLAGTPDHPDHPDAPDSSDAVDSSDLTRADRVVPSGDLSACREEVRRLRAAFDSASDGIWITAGDGTVLDVNKTSLVLNRIRAEEVLGLDVRAIVGLGIVDRSATMEVLQHRRQVGFVQQAGRTGRHLFVTGVPVFGDTGEIEMVVVHERDVTDLRNMRDTMEETRRAFRKAEEELTELKLLELADRDIVAESKQMRQLLATCLKLARLDAPEVLVLGESGTGKGLLAKFLHRHGPRAAGPFIQVNCAALPPSLFEAELFGYERGAFSGAQEGRAGLLELARGGTFFLDEVGDMPQEVQAKLLKCLDEREYYPLGGREPRAVDCAIVTATNRDLERDAAGRRFRQDLYYRLSTYVVRIPPLRERPEDMLALAQRELDRLNGEFRATKRLTPVSMSLLQSHPFPGNVRELSNLLKKAVIIAEGDQLDAALAESLGTRPAFIGGETGLEEELAAVEREILLRAAARCRTTRQMAEYLGVSQPTVVRKMARHGVHLPEHGKGRPGVRVSHQ, from the coding sequence ATGACCAGACCATCCCGTCCCCATGCCAGGGGGGCCGCCAACCAGAAATCCGGCCTTGCCGGAACCCCGGACCACCCGGACCACCCGGACGCCCCGGACTCCTCGGACGCTGTGGATTCCTCGGACCTGACCAGAGCCGACCGCGTTGTGCCCAGCGGCGACCTGTCCGCCTGCCGGGAAGAAGTGCGCCGCCTGCGCGCGGCCTTCGATTCGGCCAGTGACGGCATCTGGATCACGGCGGGCGACGGCACCGTGCTGGACGTGAACAAGACCTCGCTGGTGCTCAACCGCATCCGCGCGGAAGAAGTGCTGGGGCTGGACGTGCGGGCCATCGTGGGGTTGGGCATCGTGGATCGTTCGGCCACCATGGAAGTGCTCCAGCACCGGCGGCAGGTTGGCTTCGTGCAGCAGGCGGGCCGCACCGGGCGCCATCTGTTCGTTACCGGCGTGCCCGTGTTCGGCGATACCGGCGAAATCGAAATGGTGGTGGTGCACGAACGCGACGTGACCGACCTGCGCAACATGCGCGACACCATGGAGGAAACCCGCCGCGCCTTCCGCAAGGCAGAAGAGGAACTGACCGAACTCAAGCTGCTGGAACTGGCCGACCGGGACATCGTGGCGGAAAGCAAGCAGATGCGCCAACTGCTGGCCACCTGCCTGAAGCTGGCCCGGCTGGACGCGCCCGAGGTGCTGGTCCTTGGCGAATCGGGCACGGGAAAGGGGCTGCTGGCCAAGTTTCTGCATCGCCACGGCCCCCGCGCCGCAGGGCCGTTCATCCAGGTGAATTGCGCCGCATTGCCGCCCTCGCTGTTCGAGGCGGAGCTGTTCGGTTACGAGCGTGGCGCCTTCAGCGGTGCGCAAGAGGGGCGGGCCGGGCTGCTGGAACTGGCGCGCGGCGGCACCTTCTTTCTGGATGAAGTGGGCGACATGCCCCAGGAAGTGCAGGCCAAATTGCTGAAATGCCTGGATGAGCGCGAATACTATCCCCTGGGCGGGCGCGAGCCGCGCGCCGTGGACTGCGCCATCGTCACCGCCACCAACCGCGACCTGGAACGGGACGCCGCCGGGCGGCGCTTTCGGCAGGACCTGTACTACCGCCTGTCCACCTACGTTGTGCGCATCCCCCCGTTGCGCGAACGACCGGAAGACATGTTGGCCCTGGCCCAGCGCGAACTGGACCGCCTGAACGGCGAATTCCGCGCCACCAAGCGGCTGACCCCCGTTTCCATGAGCCTGCTGCAATCGCACCCCTTTCCGGGCAACGTGCGCGAACTGTCCAACCTGCTCAAGAAGGCGGTGATCATCGCGGAAGGGGACCAGTTGGATGCCGCGCTGGCAGAATCGTTGGGCACGCGCCCCGCGTTCATTGGTGGCGAAACCGGGCTGGAAGAGGAGCTGGCGGCGGTGGAGCGGGAAATCCTGCTGCGGGCTGCGGCACGCTGCCGTACCACGCGGCAGATGGCCGAATATCTGGGGGTCAGCCAGCCCACCGTGGTGCGCAAGATGGCCCGCCATGGCGTGCACCTGCCGGAACACGGCAAAGGCAGGCCGGGCGTGCGCGTGTCGCACCAATGA
- the aguB gene encoding N-carbamoylputrescine amidase, with translation MAEIIVAATQMACTDNESRNIDRVCELVREAAAMGAHIVLPQELFSGPYFCKDELPEHFALARTLDESPAVRRMSALAAELGVVIPVSFFERSNQAYYNSLAMIDADGRVMGLYRKSHIPQGPGYEEKFYFSPGDTGFRVWRTRYGTVGVGVCWDQWFPECARSMALLGADVLLYPTAIGSEPADPACDSSGHWTRTMQGHAAANMMPLVASNRVGEEFGKGFSMTFYGSSFIAGPQGEIVQQAGRGEECVLTAAFDFEAIRVQRAGWGLFRDRRPDLYHPLLTFDGLDGLPGEDDEDGDGCGAHCGCGCGGGE, from the coding sequence ATGGCCGAAATCATCGTCGCCGCCACCCAGATGGCCTGCACCGACAACGAATCCCGCAACATCGACCGCGTCTGCGAACTGGTGCGCGAGGCCGCCGCCATGGGCGCGCACATTGTGCTGCCGCAAGAGCTGTTCTCCGGCCCGTATTTCTGCAAGGACGAACTGCCAGAGCACTTCGCCCTGGCCCGCACCCTGGACGAAAGCCCGGCCGTACGCCGCATGTCGGCCCTGGCCGCCGAACTGGGCGTGGTCATCCCCGTCAGCTTCTTCGAGCGTTCCAACCAGGCCTACTACAACTCGCTGGCCATGATCGACGCCGACGGCAGGGTGATGGGGCTGTACCGCAAATCGCACATCCCGCAAGGGCCCGGCTACGAGGAGAAGTTCTACTTCAGCCCCGGCGACACCGGTTTTCGCGTGTGGCGCACCCGCTACGGCACCGTGGGCGTGGGGGTGTGCTGGGACCAGTGGTTTCCGGAATGCGCGCGGTCCATGGCCCTGCTGGGAGCGGACGTGCTGCTCTACCCCACGGCCATCGGCTCCGAACCCGCCGACCCGGCGTGCGATTCGTCCGGCCACTGGACCCGCACCATGCAGGGCCACGCCGCCGCCAACATGATGCCGCTGGTGGCGTCCAACCGGGTGGGCGAGGAGTTCGGCAAGGGCTTTTCCATGACCTTCTACGGCTCGTCGTTCATCGCCGGGCCGCAGGGCGAGATCGTGCAGCAGGCGGGCCGTGGCGAGGAATGCGTGCTGACGGCGGCCTTCGACTTCGAGGCCATCCGCGTGCAGCGCGCCGGGTGGGGGCTGTTCCGCGACCGCAGACCAGACCTGTACCACCCCCTGCTGACCTTTGACGGACTGGACGGCCTGCCCGGCGAAGACGACGAGGACGGCGACGGCTGCGGCGCCCATTGCGGCTGCGGCTGCGGCGGTGGGGAATGA